Part of the Uloborus diversus isolate 005 chromosome 2, Udiv.v.3.1, whole genome shotgun sequence genome, actaaaatttattaacacgtgagaaaaaagtaaatataattgAATAAACTATTAACTGAAGCCAAAGgtaaaagattaattaaatatgacTATCAAGTTAgttaagctcatcctaatacCGCTCGCTAATCTCTTACTACGATCAGCTAAGCATCATCGGCAATCCGCCGAGCAATACGAGCTCCACCCAGGCTACCTTTTACAGGATCCTGCTAAGCCAATGGCGAGAGTCCGTTACGTCACGCGTCCGATCCGACCGCTCACTTCCGATTCACTCGGATCGTTAGTCCGAACGAGCATCTGTTGATTATCGTGAAGTTCAGTTACATGGGCAAAAGTAAGTGTAGAGATGTTTGTAGAAATTCTATTTCTAACAcgtttctctcctcagtgaaacatgtgaaatcgctgactcaccttccctcccccctctttgctttacttgtcgccCAAGAGCGAAggatttccaaaaatgaaaacaaacgaTGTGGTGCCATCTGTTAGCagtattttcaactatttttttaacttgaaaaaaaaaaaaacactgtatccGCCGCACCAGTTATATGCGCCGCACTggtaatttttttactttctttcttgtATGTGCCGGGGcacttattcccgaaaatacagTAGATAACTTATTTTTCTCGGGAGCTACGAATAAAGATTTTTCACGTTGTGTTCCTTTAAGGTAGTGAAACGTGGAGGGAGTGAGCGCTTTGAGTGGCAGCACAGCTACTCCAAGGTGTATTTCCCGCGGCAGAGCTATGATCCAGATGGGGCCTACCTGTGGTTCGAGAACTACAACGTCGAGGTCAGGGACAGGGTGAAGTGCATTAGTGGCATTGAAGGTGAgcagatcctttttttttcttgcaaaaatgtTAATGAAGTGATTTAAATGCAAATGTCCCTGGTATGACACAATTTGTACCTTGTTAGGCGAGACTTTTCTAttcatttgttttcattattattttacttatttaaaaaactaattatgtTTGTACATAATATAAATCAGGGCAATATATACCGTGTTTGCTGTATTGAAACTGTATTTTGTGTTTTATCGAAACCATGTTCCATGTGAAATAAAATGACTCAAGACTATATgatgtagtgagaagcaaagggatgtaagtggacattttcaagctttgagtaaaatgcttttaaaaatcaggTCCTAGAtcggctttcattgaattttttttaaaaatcatgctgtacagcagcacctacctgggctactagtactatttcttgccccaagacagaggagaggattcacctaccatttgtactagttatctccaaatttttaattttgccacttgcatccctttgcttctcactacctcatatgtactGTGTTATATCAGAACTAAGTCTTAAGGTGGAAGTTTTATGACAACTAAAATTTTGGTTTAATAAAACatacaaattgaaaagaaaattattttccagtttttaattgCAAACGGAAATATGAAACACAACATTATGTTGAAATTCAAAACTAGAGAAAGTTTGTTTTAGCAACAACAACAAacgacatttttaatttattgtttgccaaagtttgcttatttttatcagaatgttattttcttactagTATGTATTAGGAGCAAATTAGTgaaacctttttgtttttagaacactgagaaaagaaataaatgaaactttcaaaatttagatttttatacAGGCAAACTGAATTTTTGAGCCGGAGACGGACACAATTTTTCGTttcagtttcataaaaacaaaataaaaatctgtttaaGAGTTAACACCATACAGTTTTTTAGCAGatgaaattctatttttaaataccGTGTTGTATTCAATTCAAGTTGTGTACTGCGTAATATTGAATCTTTGTTATATTAATTGCAAATTTTGCACAGTGTAATATTGAAACTATTTTTACAAGTACCGTGTTTTACAAGGAACACCTGTATAGTAAAATCTTAATTAGCTGaccaagataaaattttgaactgtctGCAATCTCGAGTAAGGCCTATAAGTAATCCCACATTTTTTCTGACaaatttgacccccctcccccagtgtcacaaagtgtcacacttagCCTTTCCCCTTCTCCTCTCTTTGTCACATTTCACTCTGTTTTTCACACATATTGTCATTCaaataactaatgaaataaaggaattaaatttactatgttttaaaaatgaactaaaaagtatttCCATAAGCTTCATGTACATTTAAATCGCCATACAAATTCAGGATTTCTTACAGATTGTTCGGAAAATGTGTGATTGTGAATTTTCATTAGCAACATCAAAACACTTGTGAGCTTTAAGAGGAAAAACATTAGTTGGATAAATACAATAGAATAAATATTTGTTGGTTCCTACAGAGTCTTTAAAATTCCAATTCTAAAGCTTGAACACACCATCTcacggtgatttaagaaattagtcaAAGAGCTAAAACAGTTCAATTTTGTGTGGACTCGGCAGATGTCTCATTCATAgccatagagagagagagagaccagAGACAGCAGCATCTCctattttgaaattctgatcataaaataatgtttattatgAAATTTAAGGTTTCCAACTAGGTTTggagcagttttttttcctttaatccTCATTATGAAACAATATTTGTTGTTTAGAAACAGAATAatctttaaacatatattttacttcaaaataatccataaaatcattcagttttttaaaatgggTGACTTTATAGtcacactatttaaaaaaataaattgttacaTGCAATTTGCTTACAATATTTTTGATGTATAAAGGTTTTGAATGTAGAAGACCAAAGATCAAGaagtatttcaagaattttaaattttatgataaaaaatttaGCGAATTTACCCAGAAATTTCTCTGCATGTATTGAGCTTTTCTTGGTAAAAAGGctataaatcaaaaatattttaacatttacaaAACCTGTGGTTTATTGCGCTCATGAGCACTAACAAGACATGCATGCTGAATTTCATGCTTCAATATTGAACAGAAATTGCTAAATCATGTTTTTTGTAGCTGAATGAAAATTGTATTTCTcagaaaatgtaatgaaatattatACTGCAGGCATTTTTACTGCAGAAACTTGGTATTGAAATGGTAATAACTTGAGTTCTAATTCATTCAGATTGAACATTAAAAAGGTTTTATCATCTTTAAAAATGGGCTCATCAAGGAAAccattttaagaaaaaaggaaTTTCGATAAAAAATCACCTGTTTAACCTAGTTGGattccttaaaacaaataaaaactatgtaaaCTGAAATTTGTGTAACATTACAACATACACCTGGCTGCAACTCTTGATTacgaaaacttttaatttgtcagaaagaaacttaagtttttttttcattatcaggGTCTGACTataatttttgaagacactgggcacgaaATTTATTTGGTGACACCCCACCCCTTGTCTGCTTATTTTATAGtgaagatattttgatactttccTTTAACACAACCacgtgctaaatttggtggtatcTTTTATTTGCAATATAATAtacaataaattataaaattagaagtgATATACCATACAATAATTATCCATTATAATATGAGATGTTTTCAAGCTTTGCCCGTTGTGGTAAGacgcaaatattaaaattatctataaaataaatttgaaaaaagcaaaaatgataTTAAACGAGTCCAACAAAAGCTTTATGTACAgaattggtgccccccccccaaatgtagcCCTGGGCCTGTGCCctgccttaatctggccctgtTCATTATTCATGCTGTTTTTGCTTTATGTTTGTAAACCTGTTGATTCGTGTTGTATTCTCCCCAGGGGTTCCAGTATCCACTCAGTGGGACACTCGTGGCCACTTCTACCCCATCCAGATAGCACAGTTTGGTCTGAGCCACTTCAGCAAGAACCTGACAGAGCCCGCCCCCCTTGTCCTATTGGTGGAGGATGGAGAGAAGACTCTACATGGGAAGTGGCTCTACTCCAGGGTGAACAGGCCTTCCCTCAGGAGGGTGGTGGATGCAGGGAGCACGCTCCTCGAGTTCAAGACCAGAGGTGAGAAGTAATGAGCAAGAGAAATGCTCAAGACCAACAATCTTTGAAAAATATCACCAACTTTGAATATGACTAGAAGTACAGGATGAGATTCATGTATGGAAGGCTTGAAGATAAGAcagcttaaaaataaaccaaatttatttggtgatttagtaaagttagttaaaatattaaaaacaatttaaacaacGCAAAGGTTTAGGTCTAATTCATGTGATTTTTCTGCTATTAACAGGATTCCCCAAATTTAAATCTTCTGACTcgctcaaattcatttttatgattattctactttttaaagttttaagaagaaaaatacaagAATGTACCAAAAAACCCtgataaaaaataactttgtgtTTTTACTCAGCATACTTTATATTGTCTATTGTTTAGGAAATAATAAGTAATATAGAAAACCAAAAGCAGATGTTTAGAGATTGCTACTAGATTTCAGACAAGCTGTAAAATGACATAAGTATACTTTTTGATGGGCAAGCACTATTTTTCTGCATCCTCACCCAAACACTGGATTTTTTTTGtcgtttcaatgttttttaaagtttctttatgaagtaaataaattaaatttctctttatctcttatataattaaaaactgagcatatctatgtatgtccaagcttcttctcccgaaggacagtgaactgaccatcgaaccaggtatcgatggattcgttatcttcccgtcttcatgtttggctatttcacataatcctccgataataattagcagagatatcaattaaaaactattaattatgactcttagatttcaaaatcaaatccctattttttgaaggctttcctccatttaaattattattcagtgcttcatctcaactttccgcaacaatgcttttattaaaatttatagcggtgaagaaaatcattgggaTGAAAGATccattaccatttttttttctcgaatatgaacaggtaaaattcttgtttttgttttgaggcttttcctgtaatcaggggatttaaaatgtttactttttatggtttttccgcaatctgcaaaaaatttcactgactttttctttttttttggttcaagcctgagtgttgaacttgcttcacttgacataacttttattttcgaggtggaccgtgcaaagccgggcaacgcagctagttttcattaaaatttgaaatatcgaTGGACTTTGTGTCTCATGAAAATCtagtaaatcattttaaaaaacatttataaaaattaaccaAGAGGAAGCCGTTCCTAATAAGTAATCTGgttataaaaaactgaaaaattaaataagagAAAGCCCTTTCCACTTATTAACAGAAGAATAACGCtaaagttttcaataaaataaaaactttcagctttttttttttgaacgaacaTCTGTGTGATATTCTCTTAGATTCTCACATCCAgttgtaaaaattagaaaaatgattttcaaaatatccccaaacaagTCCACTGAGATTTAGTGACTTTCACTTTCGAAAATTGTATACTGAAAGAGATGGCTGGAACTTAGAACGCTACTACTTGATTTGCACGGCCGTCATTATCAAAGCAATAACATTATTGTCAGATTAGCACTACTCAAGTGATTTATCGAATTTGTAAAATAAGGTAGACAAACCAATGATCAATTtagcacaatttcattttaaaaaattcataacattATTAAAAACAGTAGCATTTGACACATAACAGTAAAAACAGGGGTGTCCACCCcctctaagagcaagggtgcacccccttaAATATTGCAAAACAAGAGCCCCTCCtccaataaaaagagaaaaatacccctcagaacacccctcctaaaaatttcaatggcacattcTGCCCCATGatcccccaggtgggcacccctggtaaaagcattttgtttgatttatgtacttatttttttaaaacataggtTGAACTTTTATGACTCTGCATCAGGTTTTTCACTGTTTGTTTTTTATGTGTAACCTTTCAATTTGTTGTTCTGCCTTCAATTGCAAAATTTGTTATGCTACACTTTATCcaaattgttcatattttttctctcattattttgttcaagtCTTGAAACAATGTTAGATTTAGcattaacatttttctttaatattcatcCCAAAGTTTCTCCAAGTATCTCCTTGACTTTGGGCAGCTATCCTTCAAGCTTAAGGTTTTAAGATCTTTAGATCACTTTGGACAATGAATACATTCTTGTCGAGGTCTAGCCATAAGcaatattattggttttattgataaaatttattttttcacttataatTCTGCTTCTGAAAGTATTTGCCTTCCATTTTAGGTCCAGGTACAGAAATCTCACTATCCTTAGAAGAAGGTTTAGACGTAACCACCTTGAACTGTGATTTAATGTTAATATCCAATGCCAGCATGACTGTAGTGTTAAGTAGTAATAGTGACCAGACATTGTATAAAATTCATTACGTCATGTCAGACATCCACGTGTCGATCGTGGACTCCGATGTGTATTACGGCGTGGGGGCTAGAAACAAATGGAGGACCCTCACGAGAGACTTGGTGATAGATTTGAATAAAGGACTCCACACGGCACAGGGCAGGCACAAGATCCCGAAGCCGAAGAATCTTCAGGTCCGATCCATCATCCTTAGAGGTCACGGTCGCATCGACAACATCAGCCTGAGCTCTTCCTCTCATGTTGCTCACTTCTTCTCGGCTGCCGATTGGTTCCTCAACCATCAGGACAAAAACGGTGGTTGGCCGAATACGGTCACCCGTAAACTGTCCAATGGCATGCTGGAACTCGCTCCGGGCTGGTACTCGGCGATGGCCCAGGGCCAGGCCATGTCCTTGCTGACCAGGGCCTTCAAGGCCAGTGGTAATCTCGGATATCTGGAGGCTGCCCTACGTGCCACGAAGCTTTTCAATGTCAGGTCTGAGCACAGAGGCATCCTCACCACTTTCCTCGGGAAGTACATCTGGTATGAAGAGTACCCCACCATCCCCAGTTCTTTCGTGCTCAACGGTTTCATCTACTCCCTCTTCGGACTCTACGACGTTCAACAGAGCGGGACTCATCCGTTGTGTCGGGAGGCAGGGAAGATGTTCCAGAATGGCCTGGTGTCGCTCAAGAAGATGCTGCCTCTCTTCGACACAGGATCCGGATCCATCTATGATCTGCGCCACTTCTCTCTGGGCGTGGCCCCCAACCTGGCCCGGTGGGATTATCACAGCACACACATCAACCAACTCCTCTTCCTCAACACCATCCACGATGACCAGATTCTGAGGTCTGTGGCAGAGAGGTGGACCGGGTACATGAAGGGTAAGAAGGCCCCACACAATTAGGGGCCCGCAGCTCTCGTGGAATCCGATGCATTGGGCCTTGAGTGAATCGTGCCATTGAAAAGTGGTAAAAGGTAGAGCTAGTTTAATGCTATATATACTTGAAGCCAAGGTCACATGTACTGAGGCagcatttaaagtaaaatattggaAGAAAGCCGGTTTCTTTTGCTACTTTTGCGCAaaacatatcagcaatttgtCATAGTTGAACCACATGACTTGAGATCTTCGCCTCAGCTTTTCCTAGCCAACATATTGGACTTACTTCATTCAGTTACTAATTTTTGCCCTACAATTATTGCAGCTATTCATGAAGGGTGACTTTCAAGAGCATGTCTTTCACGCCACTATTATTTGTTTCAACAGTGAGATATTTTGCTCATGTTAGAAGTcagtcaaatttcaaaaatattctccTGGTTGTTTGGCCTATTAATTTATTGCTAAGGGTGGAACTTAGTTTATATGGTAGCTCACAAGAGCTCAGCTCCGgtgtcttttttaaattttatatcaattttaacATATTGAACGGAATTTAGACTTTTTACGTATGAAAAAAAGTTCTGAAGAGAGTGGCACTTTtgcatttcttttgcaaaaaataaagccTTGACTAAGAGTTTTAGAGCTCAAAATGATTTTGCAAGTTTAGAGTTTGTAAAAGCAATCcatatgattttataaaaatatatacatatataaattttaaaactgagcGATATTCCTATCAGACTAAAAATAAGGTGCAcataatttttcagtttcatgCATCGCTCatgttcaaaacattttgaaatggaCAGCTCGAGTTTCTTACAGTAAGTACAGTTGCTTAGAGGCTACATTCAATATGGCTATCCAAACTCCAAAAAGTAATAATGCCCTAGAAAGTTTTTGAAGTTTATGATAATTCTTTTTactcatgttcttttttctttggaaaaagaaaaaaaagttgcttttattattttaaccacAGTATCATTAGTTTTCTTTTGCAGTTATTTTggtgtaaaataataatattaaaaactaacgCTTacattccaaaatttcatcattGCCCAATGCATCTGTTGTTGAGCAAAGCGCCATGTTAGAAAGTATTGCTATATTAgggaaaaaagtgacattttgtaCATAACTTTTATGTCTGTCTAAATAGAACCTCAGAGCAGTATTTGAACACATTTGTGCACTTTTGAGAATATACTTAGATGGTAACTTATTTTGTATTAGCATCTGCATTTTTAGCATGATAGCTTGTGTGATTTTTATTGCCGATGGCTCAACGCATTTtaaccaatcttttttttttatttggttttaagaAAATTCTTTTAGTGATAGCCCTTGTTGAAGACAGTATTTGCTGCAGAATGTTATTCTGTTAATCAAAATCCAGTGTTAAATCAAAAGGCTGCTTTATAAGTCATGAcaagttttttacattttgaaaaaattattcacaTTCAGTTTTCTGTGGATTTTAGTCACACTTAGTCAAAACTTCCCTATTTACaggaaaactttttctttaaatgtaacgACCAATAATTTTTGCACAGTATAAACTGAACTTGAGAAAtatgaattattaaaattctgttATGAATAATAAATAGACAAAAATTAAATTAGGACAACATCATCTATGACCTATATTGTTTACAAAAAAGTAATCACCAAGTTATctgtgattttttgaaagtttatagGTCTGTGCCGtggcttcaaaaaatataaattttttgctaCCTCAAAGAAATATGCAAATTACAACTCCAGTAAGTTAAAAGAAGCATCCCTTCACCATTCATGGTGTTATTAGTTTCTTTAATGcagttactgtccaaccacggattgcatggaatcttcaaacgtccagataagaggAATCTCTGAGAATAAGGggagaaagtaaaaattttatgcgcgtattcggctcatttgaatgagactctgcttctgcaaaagctgacatcggttaaaaaaaatcatagattcgtccatttccggctgtaaaacggatgtttgtctttccatacaatccgtggtcagacggTATTTATGAAAAAATCATCCTTGgagaaaaaagtgcaaaaaaattgttttgacaaTAAATTGGAACTTTTCCTTAAGGGCTATGACtaacagaaaatatataaatctttCCATCACATAATTTGGGGGTACTTAACATATTATTGCAACCAGGTTTGTCTTAGTTATAACAGTATTCTCAGAACcaaatgatgcacaaaaacatCTTTGAGTGTACTGGCAATGTCTTTGGttgccaaaatgaaaaattctgtcTGTGGAAATGTGAAGCATTTTTGCTGAGTTATGCAAGTTTTGGCCTGGTTGTGATGAAATGTAAGTACTAACTAATTAATAGTACCATTTTGGGGAATATGCTTATGGTTCATTTTGGGTGTCGGTATACCGGGGTGGTACTTTTCCGAAAGTAGCTCAATTACCCCCTACCTACTTTGCAGCtctgaattttaattttctctttaaatttgttaaaaatatgggTCTTTGGGTTAAGTGTTCATGTTATTGAGATGCTTTACCTGTAGGAATATGTATATTTTTCGTCTGTAAAAAGTGCAAATTCTTTGTAGTGATGGCATCCAAATATTAAGACCTATCTTTGGTTTTACTTTTGGCTCACTATCAATCCTAAAGCTTACTATTGTTTTGTCAATCTATTGTGCAAGTCACTGGTCTATAAATGCTTGCTTAAGTATCTTAAGTTGTTAACACTAAGTTTTTTCCTAGAGTGTTTCTTCACATTACTTTTctcactttcatttaaaaaaaaatgtacacgtGAACAAGCTTGCCTAAAATATTAGAAATTGAAACTGAGCTGTTACGATCTTTCTTCGGAAAAATTTGGTGCCCAAATGTTAGTTGAGCAGATTTTTATCCAGATCTTTTCAATTAATGAGGAAATTTAgtataaaaaaattcacaaattaGTTCGAGAAAACTGTGTTACTCTGGTGACATTTATCccttttcagtaagttaccgcccattagccagggctaaggcaaaaatacatgaaatacactgccaactcagtcattccagccaaggactgttgc contains:
- the LOC129217698 gene encoding D-glucuronyl C5-epimerase B-like, with the protein product MNWFKKYSVRSGIGWLPKSSLGGQSDSLMRGRMSRRFLLVILASLVIFLYWVWTGCGTSAVETVPLPPPHDPCPTFAAPPHAEPPAARLFEAEEDEGRLGGGKRVALEEIECQVNDEFSVSCRREGGEVYVPFSLVHKYFEVNGKVVKRGGSERFEWQHSYSKVYFPRQSYDPDGAYLWFENYNVEVRDRVKCISGIEGVPVSTQWDTRGHFYPIQIAQFGLSHFSKNLTEPAPLVLLVEDGEKTLHGKWLYSRVNRPSLRRVVDAGSTLLEFKTRGPGTEISLSLEEGLDVTTLNCDLMLISNASMTVVLSSNSDQTLYKIHYVMSDIHVSIVDSDVYYGVGARNKWRTLTRDLVIDLNKGLHTAQGRHKIPKPKNLQVRSIILRGHGRIDNISLSSSSHVAHFFSAADWFLNHQDKNGGWPNTVTRKLSNGMLELAPGWYSAMAQGQAMSLLTRAFKASGNLGYLEAALRATKLFNVRSEHRGILTTFLGKYIWYEEYPTIPSSFVLNGFIYSLFGLYDVQQSGTHPLCREAGKMFQNGLVSLKKMLPLFDTGSGSIYDLRHFSLGVAPNLARWDYHSTHINQLLFLNTIHDDQILRSVAERWTGYMKGKKAPHN